The Deinococcus sp. KNUC1210 nucleotide sequence CAGCCAGCGTGCGCCCGGACAGAGCCAGAGCAGCGGCGATCAGAAGTGGAGTGCGGCGCATACGCTGCAGGGTAGCGCTTGAGCTGGTCGCCGTGTCCCTGTATACTTCTAGAGTTTGCCCGGTGAATCCGGGCGCAATTTGAGCTGTGAACGCCTCTTGCCAATACCAGCCGAACGGCGGAGTTCTGCGCCTGGAGCCTGGGGCGGTCCGCCAGCCAGGGAGTCAGCATGACCATGAAGATTAACCGGGGCGCGATCCTGCGCTCTATCGAGCAGCCCCACATCAAGAACGACATTCCTGATTTCCAGCCCGGCGATACCGTGCGCGTGGAAACCAAGGTGGTCGAAGGTACCCGCACCCGCAACCAGGCGTTCGAGGGCATCGTGATTGCCATCAACGGTTCGGGCAGCCGCAAGAGCTTCACCGTTCGCAAGATCAGCTTTGGTGAGGGCGTGGAGCGCGTGTTCCCGTTCAACAGCCCGCTGGTCGCCAAGGTGAGCGTGCTGGAGCGCGGTAAAGTGCGCCGCGCCAAGCTGTACTACCTGCGTGATCTGCGCGGTAAGGCCGCCCGCATCAAGAACGACCGTGGCCGCGTGATGAAGGACGCTGCCCGCGCCCAGCGTGCCAAGGAAGAAGCTGCCGCTCAGAAGGAAGCCGCCGACAAGCGGGCCGCTGAGCAGGCTGCCCAGGACGCTGCGGCGGCCCAGGCTGCCGCCGAGCAGGCCGCTCAGGAAGCTGCTGCCGCTCAGGCTGCTGCCCCCGTGGCCGACGACGCCGCTGCCGAGAGCACCGACGCCAGCACCGAGACCAAGAGCGAGTAAGACCGCTTTCGCGGCGTACAGCTTCAGTTCAGCATGTCAGCTCCCCGGCGATCCGCAGCGCCGGGGAGCTTCTTTGTGCCCTGACAGGTGATACCGGGGCAGTGACGCGGCCTGTAGGCCCGTGCTTTCCGGGCGGCTGCACGCGGGTCTGGGGTAGCATGGAGCGACAGAAATCTACTGGAGGTAGTCTATGAAGAATCCCGTACGTGTCGCCGTGACTGGCGCTGCCGGACAGATCGGTTACAGCCTGCTCTTTCGTATTGCCAGCGGTTCGATGCTGGGCCAGGACCAGCCGGTCATCCTGCAACTGCTGGAAGTGACGCCCGCCCTCAAAGCCCTGAGCGGCGTGGTGATGGAGCTTCAGGACGGAGCATTTCCGCTGCTGGCGGGCGTCGTGACCACCGATGATCCGATGGTGGCCTTCAAGGACGCCGACTATGCGCTGCTGGTCGGGGCGATGCCGCGCAAGGCGGGCATGGAGCGCGGCGACCTGCTGTCGGCCAACGGCGGCATCTTCAAGCCGCAGGGCGAGGCGCTGAGCGAAGTGGCGAGCAGAAACGTGAAGGTCCTGGTGGTGGGCAACCCCGCCAATACCAACGCCCTGATCGCCCAGCAGAATGCGCCTAAGCTCGACCCCAAGCAGTTCACCGCGATGGTGCGCCTCGACCATAACCGCGCCCTGTCGCAGCTCAGCGCCAAGGCCGGAAAGCCGGTCAGCAGCATCAAGAAGATGACCATCTGGGGGAACCACAGCAGCACGCAGTACCCCGACCTGTCGCAGACCACCGTCGACGGCACGCCTGCGCTGGACATGGTCGATCAGGCCTGGTACGAATCCGACTTCATTCCCACCGTCGCGAAGCGCGGAGCCGCCATCATCGAGGCGCGTGGATCGAGCAGCGCCGCGAGTGCCGCGAGCGCCGCTGTCGATCATATGCGCGAACTGGGCGCTGGGCACGGCGGAAGGCGACTGGGTCAGCATGGGCATTCCCTCGGACGGCAGCTACGGCGTGCCCGAAGGCCTGATCTACGGTTTCCCCGTCACGGTCAAGGACGGCGAATACAGCATCGTGCAGGGTCTGGACATCTCCGACTTCAGCCGGGGCCGCATGGACGCCACCGCACATGAGCTGGAAGAAGAGCGGGCCGCCGTGCGCGAACTCGGTCTGGTGAAGTAAGCGCCAGATTCAACAAGCAGAAGAGAGGACGGGCGATCATCTCCCGTCCTCTCTTCTGTGATGTGCGAGCCTTACTTCAGCGAGCGGTAATCGGTGGCGAACTGGCCCATCATGGTGACGAGGTGATCCTGCATCTTCTTGGTGTAGGTCGCGGGCTTCCAGACGGCCGCGTTGCCGCCCCAGTAGCCGTCGCTCCAGATGGTCGCACTGGGCAGTGAGGTTTCACCGTCGGTGGCCACGTAGGTATGCAGTTTCAGATCATCGGTGTAGATGGTGGGCGCGCCGACTGCATCGACCTCGAAGGTATAGATCAGTTCGCGGTCGCAGGTGTCGGCTGCGTCGTACTGCGTGGCCTTGAGATACAGTCCGTTGAAGGTCTTGAGCATGATCGCCTCGGCCTGCTTGCTGAGGGCGTCGTCAGTCTTGTCATTGACGGTGATGATCGCGCTGTAGCACAGCACGCCGTCCTGCTTGAGCACGGCCAGCGCTTTGGCGTCGGGGCTGGGGGTGGCGGCCAGAGCGAGACCCGACAGCAGCGGAAGCGTGCAGAGGGTGATGAGAGGTTTTTTCATACCGTCAGAGTAGCAAGAATGCTGCCGCGACATGTGCAAGATTTGAGAAGTCAGAGGAGGACTCTCATAGGCCGAACGTGCTGCGGTAGACCTCGATCAGACGCGGCCCGAACAGCAGCGCCACCACTGCGCCGATGGCCAGATAGGGGCCGAATTTCAGGCGGTTTTCCTTCCAGACGACCAGTTGCAACACGCCCAGCACGGCACCCGCGAACACCGCGACGACCACCGCCACCAGCAACTTTTCCCAGCCCAGAAACGCGCCGATCAGGGCAGCCAGTTTGACATCACCGAAGCCCATCGCGCTGGGGTCATACGGTTCGTCCTCGTCTTCTGCTCCGGGGCGCAGCCACCAGTACAGGCCGCACAGCAGCGCCATGCCGCCCGCCGCTGCCACGCTGCCCTGCACCATCAGAATCAGGCCCGGCCCGATGCCGGTGCCACTGCCCGCCACTGCCAGACTCAGCAGCGTGCCGCCCAGCGTCAGCCATTCGGGCACGCGCAGCACGCGGCGCAGCGTCATATTCAGGACGGCGCTCAGCACGCCCGCCGCGACACCCCACCACACGCCCAGCCACGCACCCGCCAGCAGCGAAACGCCGATCTGTTGAAAGCCCAGCGGAAACTCGGGGTACGAACGTTCGCGCAGGCGGCGCAGCACCCACGACCCGAACAGGTCGATCACGATCAGCAGGCCAGCGCCCAGCAGCATGCCGCGCAGTGCTCCCTCGAATACCGGCAGACCCGCCGCCGCCGCGCCGCTGCTGCGGGCGTTCACCACGCCGAAGATCAGACCGATGACCGCGCCCGGCAGCGTCAGTTCGTCGGGAATGGTATACGTCTCGGTGTCGATGACCGAGCTGACCAGCAGGAAGGTGAACAGCAGACACAGGCCCAGCAGGCTCCAGCCGATGACGGATGCTGGAAACGCCAGACTGAGCAGCGCGTAGCCGAGGCCGGTGATGAGTTCGACCACCGGATAGCGGGGGCTGATGGGTGCGCCGCAGTACCGGCATTTGCCGCGCAGGGCCACCCACGACAGCACCGGCACCAGATCGAGCGGGGCGAGCTGATGGTTGCAGTGCGGACAGTGCGACGGTGGGAAATTGATGCTTTCGTGCCGGGGCAGCCGCCAGATCAGCACGTTGGAGAACGAGCCGATCAGCAGACCCAGCAGGGCGGCGAACACCGTGATAAGGGCGTCTGGAATCACGCGCTCAAGTGTACAGGGCGGCCTCTTACAGCACTCTGCGGGAAGAGCTGGCAGGGTCTGGATGTCGGATCAGGGCTGCAACCCGTCTGCCACGCCGAACTCGCGCCGCATCAACAGCCACGCCAGTTCGGGGCGAAAGCCCAGCCGCTCGTTCAGGGCGATCATCGGGCGGTTGTTGGTGGCGTTGCCGGTGCGAAGTTCGGTGTAGCCGTGCGCGGCGGCCACGCGAATGGCCGCCAGTTTGAGCGCCAGCCCCAGCCCGTGCCGTCTGTGGGCTTGGCGCGTGCCGGTCAGGCCGGTGTCGAGGTGCGCGCCGTCCGAGGTCCACAGTTCGGAGGTGGCGACATACTCGCCGCTCGCGTCGTGTACTGCGATCAGGTAGCCGCTGGGCCACAGGTACGGATTGTCTGCGAAGCGCCGGGCGAAGTCGGGCAGCGGCATGTCGGTGGCGGGGTCGCTGCGCGGCACGTCTCGCCGGACTTCCCGCCACAGTTCATAGATGCGGCGCTGCACCTCCGGGTCGTCTGTGCCCAGCTCGGCCAGACTCTTCAGCGTGTAGCCGGGCGGCATGGCCCCGGCCCCTTCCCACGCCGACGCATCGAAGGACGGAACATGCAGCCGCATATCGAAAAAGCGCAGCACTTCCGCGTAGCCCTGCCGCGCCAGAAAATCCAGGCCGCGTGGATGGTTTTCCTGGGTGCCCGCCGTGAAACTGAGAGGATTGAAGGGCGCGAGCGCGTGGTGCAGCGCTGCCGACAGTGCCCGCCCCACGCCCTGCCCAGTGAAGGCCGGATGGACGCTGACGCCCACATTGAACTTCTGCGGATGGTACATGCCCGCGTACTGGGTGTACTCGGCCACGCCGACGACCTGCGTGCCCAGTTCGGCCAGCAGGCGGCCCCGTCTGAGCGGCAGGGTGGCAGCGGCACTGCTCTTTTCTTCCTCCTCTAGCCCCTGCACCGTCAGCGGCTGATCGGGCCAGACGGCGTTCATCACCTCGGCGATGGCGGGAAAATCGGCAGGAGTCGCGGGGCGAATCGCAGGCTCAGGCATCAGGATGCCCTCCGAACGTGGGCAGCGCTGTCATCAGAGGTCCGGCCAGTGGCGCACCATGCTCAGGCGGGCAGGTTCGCGCACGAAGCCCAGACGCTCGTTGACGCGCAGCATCGGGGCATTGCTGCTCTCGTTGTCTGTCCAGATGCGGGTCACGCCCTGCGCCTGCGCGTACTGCACGCCGCGCAGCTTCAGCGCCGTCGCCAGCCCCAGACCGCGCCAAGCCCGCTTCACTCCGGTCAGGCCGATGAACAGGTCCCGGCTGTTCTGACTGCGGTACAGATCGGACTGACCCACCAGTTCCCCGCCCAGCGTCTGGGCGAGGACGAACGCCTGCGGCAGAAAGCCGGGGTCGTCCAGAATCCATTCGCGGTACTGCTCCAGCGAGATCGGCGTGGCGGGGTCGGTGCGCGGCACATCCAGCCGCACCTCGCTGAAGAGCGTGTGCATCCGGGCGTGCCAGTCGTCCGGGTGCTGCCGGGCGAGATCGGCGGCGCTGAGCAGTTGCAGGCCGCCTGCCAGCAGCCGGGCTTCCAGGCCCGCATACGGCGCGTCGTCGAAGTGTGTCACGTCAAGTGAGCTGACCCAGGTTCGCCGCTCCTCGGCAAAGCCCCGCTGCCGGGCAAAGCGCTGCGCCGCCTCGTCGGCCTCGCTGACGTCCGAGCGCAGCACCAGCACGTCCAGGGCCAGCAGCTGCGTCTCGGCCCAGGCGTACAGCGCGGCCCCGATGCCCTGTTGCCGCCATTCGGGAGCGACGATCAGTTCGAGCCGAAAGCGGCGCGGATGAAACTGGCCGAGCGACTGGCTGTAGGCCGCGAAGCCCGCCAGCTCTTCACCCGGTGTGAGTGCCAGAAATCGGGCGTGCCGGCTGCCCGCGTTCTGCTGGTCGCGGTCGAAGTTCAGCAGTTCGGTGGCGCTCACGGCGCGGTCTGGATACAGTCTGGACACCAGGGCTGCCACCGCTGGGGCGTCGGCGTCGGCAAAGTGCCGGGAATGAAAGGGAACGGTCATGCGGGCCACTCCCGGATCATTCCCAGCCGCGCCGGTTCGCGCCCGAAGCCCAGGGCGTCGTTGACCCGCAGCATCGGCAGGTTGGTGCTGTGGTTGGTGGTACGGATGGTATGCCAGCCCGCTGCCCGCGCCGCCAGCATCGAGGCCACCTTGACCGCCCGCGCCATGCCCCTGCCGCGCTCGGCCCGCGCCACACCCGTCATCGAGACCACCAGTTCACCCGGTCCCCCCGACGGCTCCAGAGCGGCCAGTGCCAGCGGGCGCGGCGGGCTGTCGGCGCTCACGGCCAGCGTGACCAGCTCCGGTTGCAGGGCGCTCAGCCAGGCGTCGGTGGCGCTTTCGGGCAGCGGCTGAAACGTTTCGCCGGGGGCGCGTGGCAGATCCAGTCGGGCTTCCTCGTACAGGGTGTGCAGCGCCGACAGCGGAGCCGGATGCTGCGCCCTGAATTCATGGAGATTCAAGAAGCTGATGCCCGCCGGAATCACCGCCGCGTGGCGCGACGCCTCGAAGGTGGAGAGGTCCAGGGTGCGGTCCCAGAAGCGCTCGGCCTCATGAAATCCCCGCGTCTGGGCAAAGCGCATGGCGATGGGATTGGCCTCGCTGAGAATCGCCTTGAGCGTGCGGGGGCGCTGCGTCTGGAGGTCTTGCAGCAGGGTGCGGAACAGCCGTGTTGCCAGCCCCCGGCCCCGCCAGTCTTCCAGCACCGCCAGTTCCATCCAGAAGACGCCGCCCGCGTCTGCGCTGTGGCGCGATCCCAGCGGCTCCAGCAGTTCGGCAGCTCCCACCACGTCGTCGCCCGCCAGTGCCAGCCAGCGCCGGTGATACGCTCCGGCGGCCTGCTGCGCGGCATCCTCGTGGTGCAGGCGCTGTGCGGTGGCTGGGTTTCCGGGCCGGGCCAGGGTATAGACGCGGGCGGCAGCCTCCAGATCGGCGGGTGTGGCAGGCCGCACGTGCAGCGGCATGGTCGGGCCGCTCACGCCGTTTCCGGTTCCAGCTGCAACTCCAGGCGCAGGTGGTCGGGCCCCTGCACGAAGCCCAGGGCGCGGTTCATCCCGATCATGGCGACGTTGGGCGGATCGTTGAAGGTGCGGATCTCGCCGCCGCCCTGCTGTTTCAGCGCCCGCATCGAGGCCAGCTTCAGCACTTTTGCCAGACCTCGCCCCCGGTACTCGCGCTTCACTCCGGTCATGCCGATGATGTAAAAGCCGCTGGGGTTCTGCATCAGCGTGGTATAGCCCACGTAGGGGCCGTGGAGCGGGTCCTGCTGGGTGTCGTCCAGCAGCGCGAACGACAGGTCCAGGCGCATGGTCGGGTCCTGAAGTTCCTGCTTGACCCACGCTTCGAGCGGGCGTTTGGTAAAGTTCTGGTCCATCGGTACGTCCTGAAACAGCGTCCAGTCGAGTTCGTGCAGCCGCTCGTCGCGCTGCGGATCGCTGGCGAGTGCCTCCAGACTTTCCAGCCGCAGGCCGCCCAGGTCGGGCATCGGCGCAGCCATCTCGAAGTGAGTGGTATCGACGCGGAATTCGTGCCGCCGCCACACCTGCTTCCAGCCGCGCTTCTCCAGAAATCTCAGGCCCGGCGCGTCGGTTTCCTTGAGCATGGTCTGGAGTTCTCTGGCTCCCCGCGCCTTCAGCACGCCCAGCAGTTCGTCGTACAGCGCCGACCCGACCCCCGGTTTCTCTCGTCCGGATGGACGGTGACGCGGCCCCGGTAGCGCCAGGGTTCGTAGGCGAAGTCGTTGTGGCTCACGCTGCCCAGCGCGATCAATCGTTCCTGCTGCTGGGCGACGAGTTCCTCACGGAACAGCGCCGGGTCGAAGGCATCGTCCCAGATCTGAAGCAGCTCGGGCGTGACCGGCCATTCGGGATTGGAGGCCGACTGCAGCGCGGCCAGAGCGGCGAAATCCTGCGGTTTGCGAACAGCCCGAAGTTCAAACGTGCGTGCATCAGACATGCCTTCATCCTGAGGCTTCTGTAGACGCCGTGCATCTGCCGAATGGCGAAGCGGCAGATGAGGGTCAGCGGGTATTCTGAAGCGTATGAGTGATTCTCTGAAACTGCTGCTGATTCTTCCCCACCCCGATGACGAGGTCTACGGCGCGTCGGGCACCCTCATGGATTACGTCGCGGCAGGCCACACCACCGGACTCGTCACCCTGACGCGGGGTGAGGCGGGGCGCACCCTGGGGCTGGCCGACAGTCCGGCGGCGCTGGGCGACCTGCGGATGGTCGAGCTGCGGGCCTGCCTCGACGTGATAGGGGTGCAGGTTCACGAGCAGCACACCTTTCCCGACAAGTACCTGAAAGACCAGCCGATTGAGCCGCTGATCGAGGTGGCGCGCGAGGCCATGCTGCGCCATCGCCCCGAAACGGTCCTGACCTTTCCGCCCAACGGCAGCAACGGCCATCCCGATCACGTCACCACCCACACGGCGGTCAAGGCCGCCTGGGACAGCCTGCCGGAAGGCCAGAGGCCGCAGCTCTGGTACTACGCCAGCCCGGTGCCGCCCGAGGTCGAGGCTCTGCAGGCCGCGTACCTTCCCCGAACATCCAGCGCGACGTGTCGGCGCACATCACGCGCAAGCTGACCGCCATCGCCTGTCACCGCACCCAGGCGCTCAGCACCGTGGATTTCATCCGGCGCTTCGCAGACCGCATCACCGTGGAAACCTTCTATCAGGTGCCCGCCCCCGGCGCTTCATGACGGTGACGATCCTGTTCCTTGCGGCATCCACACCCCGACCCCCCCGAAGTGTGAGACGGCAGGCACGAATGCCTGCGGTAATGTGGGAAGCGTGACCAAGACCGCTGCTCCTGCGCCCAGTGCTATCGAGGTGCGCGGACTCTATAAAAGTTACCGAGACCAGGCGGTGCTCGAAGATGTGAACCTGTCGGTGCGGCCCGGCGAGGTCTACGCGCTGACCGGCCCCAACGGTGCAGGCAAGACCACCCTGATCCGCACCCTGACCGGCCTGGCTTTTCCGACCCGGGGACAGGTCTTCCTGATGGGCCGGAACGTCCACGACGACGGCCCGCGTGCCCGTGCCAACCTGGGCGCGGTGGTCGAGGCTCCGGCCCGCTTCTATCCGCAGTTCACCGGCACCCAGAACCTGACGATGCACGCCCGCCTCGCGGCGATGGCCCCCACCAAAGGCCGCCAGATCGGGCGCGACCGCATCCGGGAAGTGCTGGCGCTGCTGGAGCTGACCCGGATGGCCGACCGCAAGGTGGGAGAGTTCTCGCTGGGTCAGCGGCAACGGCTGGGGGTGGCGGCGGCTATTCTGGCCGATCCGAAGGTGCTGATTCTCGACGAGCCGACCAGCGGCCTCGATCCGCTGGGTATCAACCTGATTCACCGCATCGTGACCAGTCTGGCTACCAGTGGCTGCGCCGTGATCCTCAGCACCCACCACCTGCGCGAAATCGCGACCTACGCGCACACGGTGGGCATCCTGACGGCGGGGCGCATGGTCGATCACGTCGATCTTCGCAGCCGCAAGGCCGCCTACCGCTTCCGCGTCGATGACCCGGTGGGGGCAGCGGAGGTGCTGGAGGCGCTGCCCTTCGTGCGCCGCGCCACGGCCCGCCCGCCCTTTGCGGTGGCGCACCTGGGCGGCGAGGCGCGGGTGCCCGAAGCGCTGTCCGCGCTGATCAGTGGGGGTGTGCGCGTCTACGAGGCCGCTCCCGATCATTTCGACCTCTACGAGTACTACCGCGAACGGGTGGAGCAGGC carries:
- a CDS encoding A24 family peptidase, coding for MIPDALITVFAALLGLLIGSFSNVLIWRLPRHESINFPPSHCPHCNHQLAPLDLVPVLSWVALRGKCRYCGAPISPRYPVVELITGLGYALLSLAFPASVIGWSLLGLCLLFTFLLVSSVIDTETYTIPDELTLPGAVIGLIFGVVNARSSGAAAAGLPVFEGALRGMLLGAGLLIVIDLFGSWVLRRLRERSYPEFPLGFQQIGVSLLAGAWLGVWWGVAAGVLSAVLNMTLRRVLRVPEWLTLGGTLLSLAVAGSGTGIGPGLILMVQGSVAAAGGMALLCGLYWWLRPGAEDEDEPYDPSAMGFGDVKLAALIGAFLGWEKLLVAVVVAVFAGAVLGVLQLVVWKENRLKFGPYLAIGAVVALLFGPRLIEVYRSTFGL
- a CDS encoding GNAT family N-acetyltransferase — protein: MPEPAIRPATPADFPAIAEVMNAVWPDQPLTVQGLEEEEKSSAAATLPLRRGRLLAELGTQVVGVAEYTQYAGMYHPQKFNVGVSVHPAFTGQGVGRALSAALHHALAPFNPLSFTAGTQENHPRGLDFLARQGYAEVLRFFDMRLHVPSFDASAWEGAGAMPPGYTLKSLAELGTDDPEVQRRIYELWREVRRDVPRSDPATDMPLPDFARRFADNPYLWPSGYLIAVHDASGEYVATSELWTSDGAHLDTGLTGTRQAHRRHGLGLALKLAAIRVAAAHGYTELRTGNATNNRPMIALNERLGFRPELAWLLMRREFGVADGLQP
- a CDS encoding GNAT family N-acetyltransferase; the protein is MTVPFHSRHFADADAPAVAALVSRLYPDRAVSATELLNFDRDQQNAGSRHARFLALTPGEELAGFAAYSQSLGQFHPRRFRLELIVAPEWRQQGIGAALYAWAETQLLALDVLVLRSDVSEADEAAQRFARQRGFAEERRTWVSSLDVTHFDDAPYAGLEARLLAGGLQLLSAADLARQHPDDWHARMHTLFSEVRLDVPRTDPATPISLEQYREWILDDPGFLPQAFVLAQTLGGELVGQSDLYRSQNSRDLFIGLTGVKRAWRGLGLATALKLRGVQYAQAQGVTRIWTDNESSNAPMLRVNERLGFVREPARLSMVRHWPDL
- a CDS encoding GNAT family N-acetyltransferase; amino-acid sequence: MSGPTMPLHVRPATPADLEAAARVYTLARPGNPATAQRLHHEDAAQQAAGAYHRRWLALAGDDVVGAAELLEPLGSRHSADAGGVFWMELAVLEDWRGRGLATRLFRTLLQDLQTQRPRTLKAILSEANPIAMRFAQTRGFHEAERFWDRTLDLSTFEASRHAAVIPAGISFLNLHEFRAQHPAPLSALHTLYEEARLDLPRAPGETFQPLPESATDAWLSALQPELVTLAVSADSPPRPLALAALEPSGGPGELVVSMTGVARAERGRGMARAVKVASMLAARAAGWHTIRTTNHSTNLPMLRVNDALGFGREPARLGMIREWPA
- a CDS encoding GNAT family N-acetyltransferase, with the protein product MLKARGARELQTMLKETDAPGLRFLEKRGWKQVWRRHEFRVDTTHFEMAAPMPDLGGLRLESLEALASDPQRDERLHELDWTLFQDVPMDQNFTKRPLEAWVKQELQDPTMRLDLSFALLDDTQQDPLHGPYVGYTTLMQNPSGFYIIGMTGVKREYRGRGLAKVLKLASMRALKQQGGGEIRTFNDPPNVAMIGMNRALGFVQGPDHLRLELQLEPETA
- a CDS encoding ABC transporter ATP-binding protein, encoding MTKTAAPAPSAIEVRGLYKSYRDQAVLEDVNLSVRPGEVYALTGPNGAGKTTLIRTLTGLAFPTRGQVFLMGRNVHDDGPRARANLGAVVEAPARFYPQFTGTQNLTMHARLAAMAPTKGRQIGRDRIREVLALLELTRMADRKVGEFSLGQRQRLGVAAAILADPKVLILDEPTSGLDPLGINLIHRIVTSLATSGCAVILSTHHLREIATYAHTVGILTAGRMVDHVDLRSRKAAYRFRVDDPVGAAEVLEALPFVRRATARPPFAVAHLGGEARVPEALSALISGGVRVYEAAPDHFDLYEYYRERVEQA